A genomic region of Brevibacillus sp. JNUCC-41 contains the following coding sequences:
- a CDS encoding dicarboxylate/amino acid:cation symporter → MKILKNLTVQVIIGIILGITVGFFFPAFGEQLKILADLFIKMIKMVIAPIIFLTVVIGIGGMGDMKKVGRIGGKALLYFEIVTTFALAIGIIVVNLLGPGKGFNIDSVEGGDVSQYTTAASETEHGALAFISNIIPDNAVAALAGGDLLPILFFAVLFGLSMAAMGPRVQPVVSFFQHIADIFFGIVSMIMKVSPLAAFGAMAYTIGKFGLGSLSSLGQLMGSVYITMALFIVLILGSIAKIYGFNIFKFIAYLKEEILLVLGTSSSESALPSVMKKLEKYGCSKSVVGLVVPTGYSFNLDGTSIYLSMAAIFIAQAYGVDLSIWQELTLLGILMLTSKGAAGVTGSGFITLAATLAAFPMIPVEGMALLLGVDRFMSEARAITNLIGNSVATVVISKSEGEFNSNQAISGDLHEVAVSSEK, encoded by the coding sequence TTGAAAATATTAAAAAATCTTACAGTTCAGGTCATCATCGGTATCATTCTGGGTATAACAGTCGGTTTCTTCTTCCCTGCTTTCGGTGAACAGCTGAAGATATTAGCTGATTTATTTATTAAAATGATTAAAATGGTCATTGCACCAATCATCTTCTTAACCGTCGTAATCGGAATTGGCGGCATGGGTGATATGAAAAAGGTTGGCCGCATCGGCGGAAAGGCACTGCTCTATTTTGAAATCGTTACCACTTTCGCACTTGCCATCGGAATCATCGTCGTCAATCTTCTGGGACCTGGTAAAGGCTTTAACATCGATTCAGTCGAGGGCGGAGATGTATCACAATATACAACAGCCGCTTCCGAAACGGAACATGGCGCCCTTGCTTTCATTTCTAATATCATTCCTGATAATGCCGTTGCCGCACTTGCTGGCGGAGACTTACTCCCTATTCTATTCTTTGCCGTATTATTCGGATTATCAATGGCGGCAATGGGACCGAGAGTGCAGCCAGTCGTTTCTTTCTTTCAGCATATTGCCGATATTTTCTTCGGCATCGTCAGCATGATCATGAAAGTATCCCCATTGGCGGCTTTTGGAGCAATGGCTTATACAATCGGTAAGTTTGGCCTTGGTTCTCTAAGCTCTTTAGGACAATTAATGGGTAGTGTATATATCACAATGGCACTATTCATCGTTCTTATCCTTGGCTCGATCGCAAAAATCTACGGCTTTAATATTTTCAAGTTCATAGCCTATTTAAAAGAAGAAATCCTCTTAGTTTTAGGAACATCTTCGTCGGAATCCGCTCTACCAAGCGTGATGAAAAAACTCGAAAAATACGGTTGCTCAAAATCGGTAGTCGGTTTAGTTGTCCCAACGGGTTATTCTTTCAACCTTGATGGCACATCCATCTACTTATCCATGGCAGCGATTTTCATCGCCCAAGCCTATGGTGTCGATTTAAGCATCTGGCAGGAATTGACCCTTCTAGGAATCTTGATGTTAACATCCAAAGGAGCTGCCGGTGTAACGGGATCCGGTTTCATTACACTTGCTGCAACCTTAGCTGCCTTCCCAATGATTCCAGTTGAAGGAATGGCATTACTGCTGGGAGTCGACCGCTTCATGTCTGAAGCACGCGCCATCACTAATCTAATCGGTAACAGTGTTGCTACAGTGGTCATTTCTAAATCGGAAGGTGAATTCAATTCTAATCAAGCCATCTCAGGTGATCTGCATGAAGTGGCCGTCTCATCGGAAAAATAA
- a CDS encoding ketopantoate reductase family protein, with protein MCTLNIVIIGAGALGSYFGGRLQQAGQHVQYLVRKNRAKQLKENGISITSPHGNYQFNDLHITENVNDIEKVDLVILAVKGQHLQGTLTDLKVLVEKGAKVLPLLNGLEHLSILQDELGDEAVLGGSAFIIATLDEKGHVIHSNDNHDLIYGPLHPSQEKICDEFEQAAGSAIMKTGRTENILIRMWIKYMFITAFSGVTTASNLPIGTIRRFPETNGLLEKVLVEMKELANAYGVGITVENIAQALENMAGLPDESTSSMHQDRRKGLTLEVEHLQGGALRLADKAGLKLPVIGTLYALIKPFEN; from the coding sequence GTGTGCACATTGAATATTGTCATTATAGGGGCCGGGGCACTCGGCTCCTACTTTGGAGGCAGGCTGCAGCAGGCCGGGCAGCATGTTCAATACCTTGTCCGAAAAAACCGCGCCAAACAATTGAAAGAAAACGGCATCAGCATAACCAGCCCTCATGGAAACTACCAATTTAACGACCTTCATATCACAGAGAACGTAAATGATATTGAAAAGGTCGACCTTGTGATTCTCGCCGTAAAAGGCCAGCATCTGCAAGGCACCCTTACAGATTTAAAGGTCCTTGTCGAAAAAGGCGCAAAGGTCCTCCCGCTTTTGAACGGGTTGGAACATTTATCCATTTTGCAGGACGAACTGGGCGATGAAGCCGTCTTGGGAGGAAGTGCCTTCATCATCGCCACTCTTGATGAAAAAGGTCATGTCATTCACTCCAATGATAATCACGATTTAATCTATGGCCCGCTTCATCCGTCACAAGAAAAGATTTGTGATGAATTCGAGCAGGCAGCCGGATCAGCTATCATGAAGACTGGCAGAACGGAAAACATATTGATCAGGATGTGGATCAAATACATGTTCATCACCGCTTTCTCCGGTGTGACAACCGCCTCCAACCTCCCTATCGGCACGATTCGGAGATTCCCTGAAACCAATGGATTGCTGGAAAAGGTCCTTGTTGAAATGAAGGAGCTTGCGAATGCCTATGGCGTCGGAATTACTGTGGAGAATATTGCACAGGCGTTGGAAAACATGGCAGGCTTACCTGATGAATCCACCTCTTCCATGCACCAGGACCGCCGGAAGGGCCTAACCCTAGAAGTGGAACATTTACAGGGCGGTGCACTGCGCCTTGCCGACAAGGCCGGATTGAAACTTCCTGTGATCGGAACCCTTTATGCACTCATAAAACCATTCGAAAATTGA
- a CDS encoding 3D domain-containing protein — MKKILLPLFTAFFLVFSFSGVSSAATTTYKVKSGDTLWGIANKHNITVNQLKSWNNLKKDNIHPKQVLKVKKTSTSAKPKAKTSSSKKYKTITVKATAYTANCKGCSGITASGLNLKKNPNAKAISVDPKVIPLGTKVHVEGYGDAIAADKGGAIKGNKIDVFYSSHSKAINWGRKTVKVKIYK; from the coding sequence TTGAAAAAAATACTACTTCCACTATTCACTGCTTTCTTTTTGGTATTTAGTTTTTCCGGAGTTTCATCGGCTGCTACTACTACATACAAAGTTAAAAGCGGCGACACACTATGGGGTATCGCCAATAAACATAATATAACAGTCAATCAACTCAAAAGTTGGAACAACCTGAAAAAAGATAACATCCATCCAAAACAAGTTTTAAAGGTCAAGAAAACATCGACATCTGCTAAACCTAAAGCTAAAACATCATCATCCAAGAAATATAAAACAATCACCGTGAAGGCAACAGCTTACACTGCAAACTGCAAAGGTTGCAGCGGTATTACAGCATCAGGTCTTAACTTAAAGAAAAACCCTAACGCAAAAGCCATCTCAGTTGACCCTAAGGTCATTCCACTAGGAACAAAAGTTCATGTAGAAGGATACGGGGATGCCATTGCGGCAGATAAAGGCGGCGCAATCAAAGGGAATAAAATTGACGTCTTCTACTCTTCTCACTCAAAAGCTATCAATTGGGGCAGAAAAACCGTTAAAGTAAAAATCTATAAATAA